In a genomic window of Nocardiopsis mwathae:
- a CDS encoding glycerophosphodiester phosphodiesterase, with amino-acid sequence MIRRLGIVSVATMLALATGGGSAVAAAVPETLERQRAHRPVLDVAHRGASGYAPENTLAAIDKAASLGATTVELDIQRTKDHKLVVIHDTTLRRTTDVAKVFPDRAPYNVGDFTLREIKRLDAGSWFDRSFAGEKVPTLQEALDRLRRHRVNFLLEIKAPVLYPGIEDQIAQTIKSNPYWLVPDGRGGYEKLVIQSFDRDSARRSKERLRSIPHGILGRVAENDLARYSSWADQINPNHTTIDAAYVRRVHAAGMEVHTYTINEPGDMRRAIAMGVDGIISDYPDRLRQVIREQRSDRGPQEEPRERTPLLP; translated from the coding sequence ATGATCCGACGGCTCGGAATCGTCAGCGTCGCCACGATGCTGGCGCTGGCCACCGGTGGCGGCAGCGCGGTCGCAGCCGCCGTGCCCGAGACCCTGGAGCGGCAGAGAGCACATCGCCCCGTCCTCGACGTCGCCCACCGGGGCGCATCCGGCTACGCGCCGGAGAACACCCTCGCCGCGATCGACAAGGCCGCCTCGCTCGGCGCCACCACCGTGGAGCTCGACATCCAGCGGACCAAGGACCACAAGCTCGTGGTCATCCACGACACCACCCTGCGGCGGACCACCGACGTGGCCAAGGTCTTCCCGGACCGCGCCCCCTATAACGTCGGCGACTTCACGCTGCGTGAGATCAAGCGGCTCGACGCCGGCTCCTGGTTCGACCGCTCCTTCGCCGGGGAGAAGGTGCCCACGCTGCAGGAGGCGCTCGACCGGCTCCGCCGCCACCGGGTCAACTTCCTGCTGGAGATCAAGGCCCCCGTGCTCTACCCGGGGATCGAGGACCAGATCGCGCAGACCATCAAGAGCAACCCGTACTGGCTGGTGCCCGACGGGCGCGGCGGGTACGAGAAGCTGGTCATCCAGAGCTTCGACCGGGACAGCGCCCGGCGCTCCAAGGAGCGGCTGCGTTCGATCCCGCACGGCATCCTCGGCCGGGTCGCCGAGAACGACCTCGCCCGCTACAGCTCCTGGGCCGACCAGATCAACCCCAACCACACCACCATCGACGCCGCCTACGTGCGCAGGGTGCACGCCGCCGGCATGGAGGTGCACACCTACACCATCAACGAGCCCGGCGACATGCGCCGGGCGATCGCCATGGGCGTCGACGGGATCATCTCCGACTACCCCGACAGGCTGCGCCAGGTCATCCGGGAGCAGCGGTCCGACCGGGGGCCGCAGGAGGAGCCCCGGGAGCGCACGCCTCTGCTGCCCTGA